From a single Candidatus Bathyarchaeota archaeon genomic region:
- a CDS encoding Lrp/AsnC family transcriptional regulator — MQIKDLDKKILKQLLKDSSKSLSELATKVGATRQTIAKKIDHFIDSGLVRSFTVKLDQEKLGLSIKAYVLIKEEPKSEYREKNEMMIKDLPEVASFYYLFGRYDAVAEVLVKDKEELTNLVKRIHQLQGMRETETLIVHSVVKDDMDDPYIKILEK; from the coding sequence ATGCAGATTAAGGACTTGGATAAGAAAATATTGAAACAACTATTGAAAGATTCAAGCAAATCTCTGTCAGAATTGGCTACAAAAGTTGGAGCTACAAGGCAGACAATCGCTAAAAAGATTGACCATTTCATAGATTCCGGATTAGTTAGATCATTTACCGTTAAACTTGATCAAGAGAAACTTGGCTTGAGCATCAAAGCCTACGTGCTAATAAAGGAAGAACCAAAGAGCGAGTACAGAGAGAAGAACGAGATGATGATCAAAGATTTGCCTGAAGTAGCAAGCTTCTACTATTTATTCGGAAGATACGATGCCGTAGCTGAAGTATTGGTAAAAGATAAAGAGGAACTAACCAACCTGGTAAAGAGAATTCATCAGCTTCAAGGAATGAGGGAGACTGAGACTCTGATAGTACACAGTGTGGTGAAAGACGATATGGATGACCCTTATATCAAAATCTTGGAAAAGTGA